A single window of Pyxicephalus adspersus chromosome 10, UCB_Pads_2.0, whole genome shotgun sequence DNA harbors:
- the GAPDH gene encoding glyceraldehyde-3-phosphate dehydrogenase has protein sequence MVNVGINGFGRIGRLVSRAGFLSKKITIVHINDPFIDLQYMVYMFKYDSTHGPYKGEVKAENGKLVIDGKSITVSHERDPSAIKWGESGADYVVESTGVFTTTEKASAHLKGGAKHVIISAPSADAPMYVVGVNHESYDKANKVISNASCTTNCLAPLAKVINDNFGIVEALMTTVHAYTATQKCVDGPSGKLWRDGRGAGQNIIPASTGAAKAVGKVIPALNGKLTGMAFRVPTPNVSVVDLTCRLEKPAKYDDIKAAVKAASEGPLKGILGYTDEEVVSSDFNGSTYSSIFDAGAGIQLNDHFVKLVSWYDNECGYSNRVVDLIVYIASKQ, from the exons ATGGTGAACGTTGGCATCAATGG ATTTGGCCGCATCGGGCGTCTGGTGTCCCGTGCCggttttctttctaaaaagatTACCATTGTCCACATCAATGACCCCTTCATTGACCTGCAGTACATG GTTTACATGTTCAAGTATGATTCCACTCATGGACCTTACAAGGGAGAGGTCAAGGCTGAGAATGGCAAGCTGGTCATCGATGGCAAGTCAATCACCGTGTCTCATGA ACGTGACCCCAGTGCAATCAAATGGGGAGAGTCCGGTGCCGACTATGTTGTGGAATCTACCGGTGTGTTCACAACTACCGAAAAAGCTTCT GCTCACTTGAAGGGAGGTGCCAAGCATGTTATCATCTCTGCTCCTTCCGCTGATGCCCCCATGTACGTTGTTGGTGTCAACCATGAATCCTATGACAAGGCAAACAAAGTTATAAG CAATGCCTCCTGTACCACCAACTGCCTGGCTCCTCTTGCAAAGGTCATCAATGACAACTTTGGCATTGTGGAGGCCCTGATG ACCACTGTCCATGCTTACACTGCAACACAAAAGTGTGTGGATGGACCATCTGGCAAACTGTGGCGTGATGGCAGAGGTGCTGGCCAGAACATCATCCCAGCATCCACTGGTGCTGCCAAGGCTGTCGGCAAAGTTATCCCTGCTCTGAACGG AAAACTCACTGGTATGGCATTCAGAGTCCCCACTCCCAATGTGTCCGTGGTTGACCTGACCTGCCGCCTGGAGAAACCT GCCAAATATGATGATATCAAAGCCGCAGTGAAGGCAGCTTCAGAGGGACCACTGAAGGGAATCCTGGGATACACAGATGAGGAG GTTGTCTCCTCTGACTTCAACGGTTCTACCTACTCCTCCATCTTTGATGCTGGTGCTGGTATTCAACTGAATGACCACTTTGTGAAACTTGTTTCCTG GTATGACAATGAATGTGGTTACAGCAACCGTGTGGTGGACCTCATAGTTTACATCGCTAGCAAGCAGTAA